One genomic segment of Brassica napus cultivar Da-Ae chromosome A3, Da-Ae, whole genome shotgun sequence includes these proteins:
- the LOC106388438 gene encoding glycine-rich selenoprotein: MAYVEGGVVKAKRSIWRLRTIKDFFLSIINLIQVFFITMFSMEKSDSYRKGSGANKKWDGGRPGGGGGGGGGGGGGGGRPGPPRGGLDNVRGLNDIRGADHNSLPACGSCCG, from the exons ATGGCATACGTCGAAGGAG GTGTTGTTAAAGCTAAGCGATCAATATGGAGACTAAGGACGATCAAAGATTTCTTCTTGTCAATCATCAACCTGATACAAGTCTTCTTTATAACCATGTTCTCG ATGGAGAAATCAGATTCCTACAGGAAAGGCTCTGGGGCTAACAAGAAATGGGATGGTGGCCGacctggtggtggtggtggtggtggaggaggtggtggtggcggaGGTGGACGCCCTGGACCTCCTCGTGGGGGCCTCGACAATGTGCGTGGCTTGAATGATATCCGTGGAGCTGACCACA ATTCTCTACCGGCGTGCGGCTCGTGCTGCGGCTGA
- the LOC106388440 gene encoding BTB/POZ domain-containing protein At4g08455: MRRTHRCVQSESSESGSESDSDTSMRCISCREEYLPRDAGTCKECYVEAGETEEELKREIEDLKAKVTFLRLSSSLDHGNSSSSRSFTDVVLIASEDSATSPPVPAHKAVLVSRSPVFRAMLENEMEESRSGTIKISDISYDTLRTFVYYLYTAEACLDEQMACDLLVMSEKYQVKHLKSYCEKFLVTKLNPDNSLMTYAFAHQHNAKHVRDAALLQIIENMENVTKREEYMELVEKEPRLVVEIYEAYLSKQVNTAAAGTSTSKTC, from the exons ATGAGGAGAACCCACCGATGCGTCCAATCCGAGAGCAGCGAGAGCGGATCCGAATCCGATTCGGACACGTCGATGCGCTGCATATCGTGCCGGGAAGAGTACCTCCCTCGCGACGCAGGCACCTGCAAGGAATGCTACGTAGAGGCGGGCGAGACTGAGGAAGAGCTCAAACGCGAGATCGAGGACCTTAAAGCCAAAGTTACTTTCCTCCGCTTATCATCCTCTCTCGACCACGGTAACAGCTCCTCTTCGAGGTCCTTCACTGATGTTGTTCTCATCGCCTCCGAAGACTCCGCCACTTCACCTCCTGTTCCCGCTCATAAAGCCGTTCTC GTGAGTCGTTCCCCAGTCTTCAGAGCAATGCTTGAGAACGAGATGGAAGAGAGCCGTAGCGGCACAATCAAGATAAGCGACATATCTTACGACACTCTTCGAACGTTCGTCTATTATCTCTACACAGCTGAAGCATGTCTTGATGAGCAAATGGCATGTGATCTTTTGGTCATGTCAGAGAAATACCAAGTCAAACATCTCAAGAGTTACTGTGAGAAGTTTTTGGTAACCAAACTCAATCCGGACAACTCTCTCATGACCTATGCCTTTGCCCACCAGCACAACGCGAAACACGTGCGTGATGCTGCGTTGTTACAGATCATTGAAAACATGGAGAATGTTACCAAAAGAGAGGAATACATGGAGCTTGTGGAAAAGGAGCCTCGTCTTGTCGTTGAAATCTATGAAGCTTATCTCTCGAAACAGGTTAACACAGCTGCTGCAGGAACTAGCACAAGCAAAACATGTTGA
- the LOC125606901 gene encoding exopolygalacturonase-like, whose protein sequence is MTCISSAFKALCLSLLFLNAVASRPTNRPKVFNVQRYGAKADGKADNTKAFTNIWKSACTRKGGNSKIYVPKGTFYLGGVQFVGPCANQIEFVIDGTLLAPSNPRDIKNDTWIQFRYINNLIISGAGTLDGQGKESWPLNDCHKNPSCPKLAMTMGFAFVNNSRINGITSLNSKMGHFNFFSVHHFNITEVTITAPGDSPNTDGLKFGFCSNINISKTHIGTGDDCIAILSGTTNMDISNVNCGPGHGISVGSLGKNKEEKDVNGLTVRDIVFNGTSDGIRIKTWESSASKILVSNFVYENIQMINVGNPINIDQKYCPHPPCEKKGQSHVQIQDLKLKNIYGTSTNKVAVNLQCSKSFPCKKVELIDINLEHKGVEGGPSTAVCENVDGSARGTMVPQHCLN, encoded by the exons ATGACTTGCATTTCTTCTGCGTTTAAGGCTTTGTGTTTGTCTCTCTTGTTCCTCAATGCCGTTGCAAGTCGTCCGACCAATAGGCCAAAGGTTTTTAATGTCCAGCGCTATGGTGCCAAAGCTGACGGAAAAGCTGATAACACCAAG GCGTTCACAAACATATGGAAAAGCGCATGCACAAGGAAAGGTGGTAATAGTAAAATCTACGTACCGAAAGGAACGTTTTATCTTGGTGGTGTACAGTTCGTAGGGCCATGTGCGAATCAGATTGAATTCGTTATCGATGGAACTTTATTGGCTCCTTCAAACCCTAGGGACATTAAGAATGACACATGGATCCAGTTCAGGTACATTAACAATCTTATTATCTCCGGTGCCGGTACACTCGACGGCCAAGGGAAAGAGTCTTGGCCACTAAATGACTGCCACAAAAACCCCAGTTGTCCTAAGCTAGCTATG ACCATGGGATTTGCATTCGTGAACAACTCAAGAATCAATGGGATAACGTCACTCAACAGCAAAATGGGACACTTCAACTTCTTTTCTGTCCATCACTTCAACATCACTGAAGTCACTATAACAGCTCCCGGCGACAGTCCAAACACCGATGGGCTAAAGTTTGGGTTCTGTAGCAACATTAACATCTCCAAGACACACATTGGTACAGGAGACGACTGTATAGCTATCCTTTCCGGAACCACTAACATGGATATCTCTAATGTCAATTGTGGTCCTGGACATGGGATCAGTGTCGGAAGCTTAGGgaagaacaaagaagagaaGGACGTTAATGGCTTAACCGTAAGAGACATAGTCTTTAACGGCACTAGTGATGGTATTCGGATCAAGACTTGGGAATCTTCAGCTTCGAAGATATTGGTTTCTAACTTTGTGTACGAGAATATTCAAATGATTAATGTTGGAAACCCTATCAACATCGACCAGAAGTATTGTCCTCACCCACCTTGTGAAAAGAAG GGACAATCACACGTTCAAATCCAAGATCTTAAATTAAAGAACATATATGGAACATCGACGAACAAAGTGGCGGTGAATCTACAATGTAGCAAGAGCTTTCCGTGCAAGAAGGTTGAGCTAATTGACATTAACCTAGAGCATAAGGGAGTCGAGGGTGGTCCTTCCACTGCGGTATGTGAGAATGTTGACGGTTCTGCACGTGGCACGATGGTTCCTCAGCATTGTCTGAACTGA
- the LOC106388437 gene encoding pentatricopeptide repeat-containing protein At4g08210: protein MAMDLKLIAAGLRHCGKLQAFKRGESIQAQLIKQGISNNVFLANNLISMHLDFRSLVDAQKVFDEMTERNIVTWTTMVSGYTSGGKPNKAIELYRSMLDSESEAPNEFLFSAVLKACGLVGDLQLGRLIHERIGEENIKGDVVLMNAVLDMYVKNRRLSEANKAFSEISQPNLTSWNTLISGYCKEGLVNEAVRLFHRIPQPNAVSWNCLISGFVDKGSPRALEFLIMMHREGLKLDGFALPCGLKACSFGGLLTMGRQLHCCVLKSGFESSSFALSALIDMYSNCCSLSDAVDLFRQAKLHSTVAVSNAMLSGFFINDENEAALWLLLQMYQSGLSFDSYTLSGALKICTNLINLRLGLQVHGLVVISGYELDYIVGSILVDLHANVGNVQDAYRLFHRLPNKDIIAFSGLIRGCVKAGFHSLAFDLFRELIKLGLHADQFVISSILKACSSLASLGWGKQIHGLCVKKGYESEPVTTTGLIDMYVKGGEIDNGVVLFDGMLERDVVSWTGIIVGCGQNGQAKEAIRYFREMIDSGVEPNEVTFYGVLSACRHSGMLEEARFVLESMRSEYGLEPCVEHYYCMVDLLGQAGMFQEAEEIIKGMPFEPDKTIWMSLLTACGTHKNAELVTVIAEKLLSSFSEDPSVYTCISNVYATMGMWDRLGEVREAAKKLGTKESGLSWIDIA, encoded by the coding sequence ATGGCAATGGACTTGAAGCTTATAGCAGCAGGGTTACGCCATTGCGGGAAGTTGCAAGCTTTTAAGCGTGGGGAATCAATTCAAGCTCAGCTAATTAAACAAGGGATCTCCAATAACGTCTTCCTTGCAAACAACCTGATCTCTATGCATTTGGACTTTAGGTCGTTGGTCGATGCACAGAAAGTGTTCGACGAAATGACTGAGAGAAACATCGTCACTTGGACGACGATGGTCTCTGGGTACACAAGCGGTGGAAAGCCAAACAAGGCTATTGAACTATACAGAAGCATGTTAGATTCGGAATCAGAAGCGCCTAACGAGTTCTTGTTCTCCGCGGTtttgaaagcttgtgggttagTGGGTGATCTTCAGCTGGGTCGTTTGATCCACGAAAGAATTGGTGAAGAGAATATAAAAGGTGATGTTGTTTTGATGAACGCTGTTTTAGATATGTATGTTAAGAACAGGAGACTTAGTGAAGCTAATAAAGCTTTTTCTGAGATTTCACAGCCTAATTTAACTTCGTGGAACACTCTCATTTCTGGTTACTGTAAAGAAGGTTTGGTTAATGAAGCTGTTCGTTTGTTTCATCGGATTCCGCAGCCAAATGCTGTGTCTTGGAACTGTTTAATCTCCGGGTTTGTCGATAAAGGTAGTCCTCGTGCGTTGGAGTTTCTGATTATGATGCATAGAGAAGGACTCAAGCTAGATGGTTTTGCTTTACCATGTGGTCTTAAAGCTTGCAGCTTTGGTGGCTTATTAACAATGGGGAGACAGCTGCATTGTTGTGTCCTAAAGTCGGGTTTTGAGTCAAGCTCCTTCGCACTCTCTGCTCTTATCGATATGTACTCGAACTGTTGCTCTCTAAGTGATGCAGTTGATCTGTTTCGTCAGGCAAAACTTCATAGTACTGTCGCTGTTTCGAACGCTATGCTCTCTGGATTTTTTATCAACGACGAGAATGAAGCGGCGTTATGGCTGCTTTTGCAGATGTATCAATCAGGGTTGAGTTTTGATTCCTACACTCTAAGTGGTGCGTTAAAGATATGCACCAACCTAATCAACTTGAGACTCGGGCTTCAGGTACATGGTTTAGTTGTAATCAGTGGTTATGAGTTGGATTACATAGTAGGAAGCATTCTTGTTGATCTACACGCAAACGTAGGGAATGTCCAAGATGCGTATAGACTGTTTCATAGGCTTCCAAATAAAGATATCATTGCTTTCTCCGGCCTGATAAGAGGCTGTGTGAAAGCAGGTTTCCACTCTTTAGCGTTTGATCTGTTCCGAGAGTTAATCAAACTGGGACTCCACGCAGACCAGTTCGTCATCTCGAGTATTCTCAAAGCCTGTTCAAGTTTAGCGTCTCTTGGATGGGGCAAGCAGATTCATGGGCTGTGTGTAAAGAAAGGTTATGAATCAGAACCGGTGACAACGACAGGATTAATAGACATGTATGTGAAAGGTGGCGAGATAGACAATGGTGTTGTGTTGTTTGACGGTATGTTGGAAAGAGATGTCGTGTCTTGGACAGGGATAATTGTTGGTTGCGGACAAAACGGACAAGCTAAAGAAGCCATTCGGTATTTCCGCGAGATGATTGATTCTGGAGTTGAACCAAATGAGGTAACGTTTTACGGGGTTCTCTCTGCTTGTCGACATTCTGGGATGCTTGAAGAAGCGAGATTCGTACTCGAATCGATGAGATCTGAGTATGGTCTTGAACCGTGTGTAGAGCATTATTATTGCATGGTTGATCTTCTTGGTCAAGCGGGGATGTTCCAAGAGGCAGAGGAGATCATAAAGGGAATGCCGTTTGAGCCTGATAAAACGATATGGATGTCTCTGCTGACTGCTTGTGGAACTCACAAGAATGCTGAACTGGTCACTGTAATAGCTGAGAAATTGCTCAGTAGTTTTTCAGAAGATCCGTCGGTTTATACATGTATTTCGAACGTTTATGCAACTATGGGAATGTGGGATCGGTTAGGTGAAGTGAGAGAAGCTGCTAAGAAGTTAGGGACAAAAGAATCTGGCTTGAGCTGGATTGATATTGCCTGA
- the LOC111213497 gene encoding uncharacterized protein LOC111213497, whose translation MGRVNADGLHYRSGERPHALKNIKKAISKENQEKPHKKKALKGKAWKGVTCPVCLEIPHHSVVLLCSSYHKGCRPYMCATGNRFSNCLEQYKKAYAKDEKSGKPAELLCPLCRGQVKGWTVVKDARKFMNSKKRTCMKDSCLFSGSYRQLKKHVKEVHPRAKPRAIDPVMEEKWKKLEVERERSDVISTLMSSTPGAMVFGDYVIEPYNDDYDDDDLVSDDSLEDGFLDLGSLGAFGISRFQQRSATSITSRGLRNHWMNNPRHRSRGGGNRRR comes from the coding sequence AGACCACACGCTCTCAAGAATATTAAAAAGGCTATAAGCAAAGAAAACCAGGAAAAGCCACATAAGAAGAAGGCACTGAAAGGGAAAGCTTGGAAGGGTGTAACATGCCCCGTCTGTCTTGAGATCCCTCACCACTCGGTTGTCCTCCTCTGCTCCTCTTACCACAAAGGTTGCCGTCCTTACATGTGTGCCACTGGAAACCGGTTCTCAAACTGTCTGGAGCAGTACAAAAAAGCCTATGCCAAGGATGAGAAGAGCGGTAAACCTGCAGAGCTGCTGTGCCCGCTTTGTCGGGGCCAGGTGAAAGGCTGGACTGTGGTGAAAGATGCGCGAAAGTTTATGAATTCGAAGAAAAGGACATGCATGAAAGACAGCTGTTTGTTTTCCGGAAGCTATAGACAGCTCAAGAAACATGTTAAGGAGGTTCACCCGAGAGCTAAACCAAGAGCCATTGATCCTGTGATGGAGGAGAAATGGAAGAAGCTTGAAGTTGAGAGGGAGAGGAGTGATGTAATTAGCACACTGATGTCGTCAACACCCGGAGCTATGGTTTTTGGAGACTATGTTATTGAGCCTTACAACgatgattatgatgatgatgaccttGTCTCGGATGATTCTCTGGAAGATGGGTTCTTGGATCTGGGATCGCTAGGAGCATTTGGCATAAGCCGTTTTCAACAGCGTTCTGCTACATCCATCACGAGTAGGGGACTTCGCAATCACTGGATGAACAACCCCCGACACCGAAGCAGAGGTGGTGGGAACAGAAGGCGGTAA
- the LOC106385538 gene encoding uncharacterized protein LOC106385538, whose protein sequence is MKGVGGPLLSIGDLLADLVEEPVVSAPPNPQNSSKLETDAISEPLDLTGLFQDNYDKLNRVFAGSDHSWTSLTLELCTSLETVNKLVHATTTNARFLSEKVRELEKIVKQGDSAVAAARSVHATVNQKGLPS, encoded by the exons ATGAAAGGAGTGGGAGGACCATTGCTTTCAATCGGAGATCTTCTTGCCGATCTCGTTGAAGAACCTGTTGTCTCAGCTCCACCAAATCCTCAGAATTCTTCCAAATTAGAGACTGATGCCATCTCTGAACCGCTGGATCTAACCGGCCTCTTTCAG GACAACTATGATAAACTTAACAGAGTGTTTGCTGGTTCTGATCACTCATGGACCTCTCTTACTCTGGAG CTTTGCACTTCCTTAGAAACTGTAAACAAGTTGGTCCACGCCACCACCACAAATGCTAGATTCTTGTCAGAGAAAGTGAGAGAACTCGAGAAAATAGTGAAACAGGGAGATTCAGCAGTGGCAGCTGCCAGATCAGTTCACGCTACGGTTAACCAGAAAGGTTTACCCTCTTAG